Proteins encoded in a region of the Augochlora pura isolate Apur16 chromosome 4, APUR_v2.2.1, whole genome shotgun sequence genome:
- the Gata gene encoding glutamyl-tRNA(Gln) amidotransferase subunit A, mitochondrial isoform X2: MNKLLSAPIKEVSQKINVGDLRPSDITKATVKVTELIKPLNAYITLTHETAKKEAEESDARQKNNGLLGKLDGIPIAIKDNYCTNGHLTTCASKMLSNFVPPYNATVYQRLKDSGAVLMGKTNLDEFGMGSGTIDSYYGATRNLWNSDVLAKFYCNNVSKEKSTKNTTSQNSWHIAGGSSGGSAVAVATGSCYAALGSDTGGSTRNPASYCARNVDDAVLVLNAIAGPDQADSTCSQNEYVPIDLPDSIDVSNLRIGIPKEFKVRHISTDVQECWEEVCQYLKEAGASVSVVSMPHTSYSIACYSVLNRCDVASNLSCYDGMEYGYRADNSDSVHSLYKSTRTEGFGDVVKERILVGNYFLLEQNYDEYYIKAMKMRRLIASDFDAVWNNNVDLLLTPTTLTGAPNYDEFISLDNQTQCLIQDYCTQPANMAGIPAVNVPIKLSKSGLPLSLQLMAPSFHEERLLKVAKWIEQRVKFPKLQLKETSLDE; this comes from the exons atgaataaattactctCTGCTCCGATAAAAGAGGTCAGtcagaaaataaatgtcgGTGACCTGCGTCCGTCCGACATTACAAAAGCCACTGTCAAAGTAACAGAACTTATTAAACCGTTAAACGCTTACATCACTCTCACTCACGAAACAGCAAAGAAAGAAGCAGAAGAGTCGGACGCTAGGCAGAAAAACAATGGGTTATTGGGCAAACTCGATGGAATTCCTATTGcaattaaagataattattgtacaaatgGTCACCTGACGACATGTGCCTCGAAGATGCTGTCAAATTTTGTACCACCATACAACGCGACTGTGTACCAGCGTCTGAAAGACTCTGGAGCAGTTCTGATGGGCAAAACTAACCTGGACGAGTTTGGTATGGGTTCAGGAACCATCGATTCGTATTATGGTGCGACTAGAAATTTATGGAATTCAGATGTattagcaaaattttattgtaacaatgtCTCCAAAGAAAAGAGTACAAAGAATACTACTAGTCAGAACTCCTGGCATATAGCAG GTGGAAGTAGTGGTGGTTCTGCAGTGGCTGTCGCCACTGGAAGTTGTTATGCAGCATTAGGTTCAGACACTGGTGGTTCAACTAGGAATCCAGCATCTTATTGTG CTAGAAATGTTGACGATGCAGTACTGGTACTGAATGCTATTGCTGGCCCAGACCAAGCAGACTCAACCTGTAGTCAAAACGAGTATGTACCCATTGATCTACCGGACTCAATAGACGTCAGCAATCTTAGAATCGGAATACCGAAAGAATTCAAGGTCAGACACATAAGCACCGACGTTCAGGAATGCTGGGAGGAAGTTTGCCAGTACTTGAAAGAAGCTGGCGCGTCTGTTTCTGTGGTATCAATGCCACATACAAGCTACTCTATAGCTTGTTATTCAGTCTTGAATCGTTGCGATGTTGCCAGTAATTTATCTTGTTACGACGGCATGGAGTACGGCTACAGAGCGGACAATTCGGACTCCGTTCATTCGTTGTACAAGAGTACGAGAACCGAAGGTTTCGGCGACGTCGTGAAGGAACGTATTCTAgtcggaaattattttctattggaGCAAAACTACGACGAGTATTACATTAAAGCTATGAAAATGAGAAGACTGATCGCCAGTGATTTCGACGCAGTGTGGAATAACAATGTAGACCTTTTACTCACCCCCACCACTTTAACAGGGGCACCGAATTacgacgaatttatttcattggatAATCAGACCCAATGTTTGATTCAAGATTATTGTACCCAGCCCGCTAATATGGCGGGAATACCGGCAGTCAATGTGCCAATTAAACTTTCGAAAAGTGGTCTACCTTTGTCCCTGCAGCTTATGGCTCCCTCTTTCCACGAGGAGAGACTCCTTAAAGTTGCGAAGTGGATCGAACAAAGGGTAAAGTTCCCGAAACTTCAACTGAAGGAGACATCTTTAGACGAATAA
- the Gata gene encoding glutamyl-tRNA(Gln) amidotransferase subunit A, mitochondrial isoform X1 yields MNKLLSAPIKEVSQKINVGDLRPSDITKATVKVTELIKPLNAYITLTHETAKKEAEESDARQKNNGLLGKLDGIPIAIKDNYCTNGHLTTCASKMLSNFVPPYNATVYQRLKDSGAVLMGKTNLDEFGMGSGTIDSYYGATRNLWNSDVLAKFYCNNVSKEKSTKNTTSQNSWHIAGGSSGGSAVAVATGSCYAALGSDTGGSTRNPASYCGIIGLKSTYGLLSRYGLIPLVNSMDVPGILARNVDDAVLVLNAIAGPDQADSTCSQNEYVPIDLPDSIDVSNLRIGIPKEFKVRHISTDVQECWEEVCQYLKEAGASVSVVSMPHTSYSIACYSVLNRCDVASNLSCYDGMEYGYRADNSDSVHSLYKSTRTEGFGDVVKERILVGNYFLLEQNYDEYYIKAMKMRRLIASDFDAVWNNNVDLLLTPTTLTGAPNYDEFISLDNQTQCLIQDYCTQPANMAGIPAVNVPIKLSKSGLPLSLQLMAPSFHEERLLKVAKWIEQRVKFPKLQLKETSLDE; encoded by the exons atgaataaattactctCTGCTCCGATAAAAGAGGTCAGtcagaaaataaatgtcgGTGACCTGCGTCCGTCCGACATTACAAAAGCCACTGTCAAAGTAACAGAACTTATTAAACCGTTAAACGCTTACATCACTCTCACTCACGAAACAGCAAAGAAAGAAGCAGAAGAGTCGGACGCTAGGCAGAAAAACAATGGGTTATTGGGCAAACTCGATGGAATTCCTATTGcaattaaagataattattgtacaaatgGTCACCTGACGACATGTGCCTCGAAGATGCTGTCAAATTTTGTACCACCATACAACGCGACTGTGTACCAGCGTCTGAAAGACTCTGGAGCAGTTCTGATGGGCAAAACTAACCTGGACGAGTTTGGTATGGGTTCAGGAACCATCGATTCGTATTATGGTGCGACTAGAAATTTATGGAATTCAGATGTattagcaaaattttattgtaacaatgtCTCCAAAGAAAAGAGTACAAAGAATACTACTAGTCAGAACTCCTGGCATATAGCAG GTGGAAGTAGTGGTGGTTCTGCAGTGGCTGTCGCCACTGGAAGTTGTTATGCAGCATTAGGTTCAGACACTGGTGGTTCAACTAGGAATCCAGCATCTTATTGTGGTATCATTGGATTAAAATCTACTTACGGCTTGCTGTCTAGGTACGGTCTTATTCCCCTTGTAAATTCCATGGATGTGCCTGGTATTCTAGCTAGAAATGTTGACGATGCAGTACTGGTACTGAATGCTATTGCTGGCCCAGACCAAGCAGACTCAACCTGTAGTCAAAACGAGTATGTACCCATTGATCTACCGGACTCAATAGACGTCAGCAATCTTAGAATCGGAATACCGAAAGAATTCAAGGTCAGACACATAAGCACCGACGTTCAGGAATGCTGGGAGGAAGTTTGCCAGTACTTGAAAGAAGCTGGCGCGTCTGTTTCTGTGGTATCAATGCCACATACAAGCTACTCTATAGCTTGTTATTCAGTCTTGAATCGTTGCGATGTTGCCAGTAATTTATCTTGTTACGACGGCATGGAGTACGGCTACAGAGCGGACAATTCGGACTCCGTTCATTCGTTGTACAAGAGTACGAGAACCGAAGGTTTCGGCGACGTCGTGAAGGAACGTATTCTAgtcggaaattattttctattggaGCAAAACTACGACGAGTATTACATTAAAGCTATGAAAATGAGAAGACTGATCGCCAGTGATTTCGACGCAGTGTGGAATAACAATGTAGACCTTTTACTCACCCCCACCACTTTAACAGGGGCACCGAATTacgacgaatttatttcattggatAATCAGACCCAATGTTTGATTCAAGATTATTGTACCCAGCCCGCTAATATGGCGGGAATACCGGCAGTCAATGTGCCAATTAAACTTTCGAAAAGTGGTCTACCTTTGTCCCTGCAGCTTATGGCTCCCTCTTTCCACGAGGAGAGACTCCTTAAAGTTGCGAAGTGGATCGAACAAAGGGTAAAGTTCCCGAAACTTCAACTGAAGGAGACATCTTTAGACGAATAA